AGGCGATGTCGTCGCCGATCGTCGAGATCGACCAGCCGTCCATCGTCCGCGGCGGAATCAGCATCGCGAAGTTGGTCTTCCCGCAGGCCGAGGGGAACGCCGCCGCCACGCGATATTGGCGGCCTTCATGAGACGTGACGGTCAGAATCAGCATGTGCTCGGCGAGCCAGCCTTCCTTGCGTCCCATCGTCGACGCGATCCGCAACGCGAAACATTTCTTGCCGAGCAGCGCATTGCCGCCGTAGCCCGAGCCAAAGCTCCAGATCTCGCGCGCCTCGGGGAAATGGACGATGTACTTGGTCGGATTACAAGGCCAGGAGACGTCGGCTTGGCCCGCGGCGAGCGGTGCGCCGACCGAATGGACACAGGGAACGAAGTCGCCGTCGGTGCCGAGCACTTCGTACACCGCGCGACCCATGCGCGTCATGATCCGCATGTTGACGACCACGTAGGGGCTATCGGTCAACTCGATGCCGATATGCGCGATCGGCGAACCGATCGGCCCCATCGAAAACGGCACGACATACAGCGTACGGCCGCGCATGGCGCCGTCGAAGAGCCCCTCGAGCGTGGCGCGCATCTCGGCGGGCTCGGTCCAGTTGTTGGTCGGACCCGCGTCGTCGCGGTGCTCAGAGCAAATGAACGTGCGGTCCTCGACACGCGCGACGTCGGACGGATCCGAACAAGCGAGATACGAGTTCGGACGCTTTTCGGGATTCAAACGCGTGAGCGTACCGGCCTGGACCATCAGTTCGCACAGGCGATCGTTTTCCTCCTGCGAACCGTCGCACCAAACGACGCGCTCGGGCTTCGTCAGGGCGGCGATGCGTTGGACCCAGTCAATCAGCTTGCGATGTTTGACGTAAGCAGGCGCTTCAAATGTGGTGAAGCCTCCAAAGGCGGAATGATTCATCGAGCAGTCTCCGTTTTGTGATCGTTAAGAAGGAAACGGGCTTGGCTCGCTGACGCTGCATGCGAGAGACGCGTTCGTACGCGTACGCTGCGCGTACGAACGGGTGCGTCAGGAGCGGGAAAGCTTGCCGCCGAGCGTGCACGATTCGTGCGCCGCGCGGGCCGTGCGAGCCGATTGGCGCGCGCACGTCATCTGCGGCTTGCGCGCCGGCGCGACAAGCTGTTAAAAAGAAACGGTCCTGCCTAGTGAAAGCCGTGAGCATCGTAACGAAGCGTGTTGCATCGCTCATGCCAGCTTGTACTCCAGTCAACCGGTTGGAACTGACAAGCATATCACTGCGTCTATTGCGTACATCTTGCGCTGCAACACTCATCTCCCAACCCTATGAAGATTGCCATCCTCGACGACTACCAGGACGCCGTCCGCAAACTCGATTGCTTCCAGCTACTGACCGGTCATGACGTCAAAGTGTTCAATAACACGGTGCGCGGCCTTGGACAGTTGGCCAGCCGGCTCGCGGAGGTCGAAGCTTTGGTGCTGATCCGGGAACGTACGCGCGTCACATCGCAACTGCTCGACAAGCTCCCGCATCTACGCATGATCAGCCAGACGGGCAAAGTGTCGAATCACATCGACCTGCCCGCTTGTACCGAGCGCGGCATCGCCGTCCTCGAAGGCGTCGGCTCGCCCATTGCGCCGGCCGAACTCACGTGGGCGCTCATCATGGCGGCACAGCGCCGCATTCCGCAGTACGTCGCGAACCTGAAACAAGGCGCCTGGCAGCAATCGGGGCTGAAGACCTCGGCGCTGCCGCCGAACTTCGGGCTCGGCACCGTGCTGCGCGGCCATACGCTCGGCATCTGGGGCTACGGCAAGATCGGCCGACTCGTGGCCGGCTACGGGAAAGCGTTCGGCATGCGCGTGCTGATCTGGGGCCGCGAGCATTCGCTCGAAGCCGCGAAGGCCGACGGCTACGAGGCCGCGGCGAGCCGCGAGGCGCTGTTCGAAGAGAGCGACGTACTGACACTGCACCTACGCATGCACGACGAGACGCGCGGCATCGTCAAGCAAGCCGATTTGCTGCGGATGAAGCCGACGGCGCTGTTCGTCAACACGAGCCGCGCCGAACTGCTCGAAGACAACGCGCTCGTGAACGCCCTGTCGCACAATCGGCCAGGCATGGTCGCCATCGACGTCTATGAAAGCGAACCGATCCTGCAGGGCTACGGGCTCTTACGTATGGAGAATGTGATCTGCACGCCGCACATCGGCTATGTCGAGCGCGAAAGCTACGAGCTGTATTTCAGCGCGGCGTTCAAGAACATCCTTGCCTTCGATGAAGGGGATACATCGAGCGTCGCCAATGCCGAGGCATTGAACGTCGCGCGACGGCGCTGATCCGACGAGCGTCTCGCTTGCGAGGGCTGTGCGCGTCTTGGTTCACGCGTCCGGCCTTCGCTCGCAGTCGTTCGTCGTTCAGATTTCGTCTATGTGGATTCGGCGGTCAATTCCGAAAGCTGCGGCAAACGGGTGAGGAATGCTTCGCCGTCGGCGCG
The sequence above is a segment of the Trinickia acidisoli genome. Coding sequences within it:
- a CDS encoding D-2-hydroxyacid dehydrogenase family protein; translation: MKIAILDDYQDAVRKLDCFQLLTGHDVKVFNNTVRGLGQLASRLAEVEALVLIRERTRVTSQLLDKLPHLRMISQTGKVSNHIDLPACTERGIAVLEGVGSPIAPAELTWALIMAAQRRIPQYVANLKQGAWQQSGLKTSALPPNFGLGTVLRGHTLGIWGYGKIGRLVAGYGKAFGMRVLIWGREHSLEAAKADGYEAAASREALFEESDVLTLHLRMHDETRGIVKQADLLRMKPTALFVNTSRAELLEDNALVNALSHNRPGMVAIDVYESEPILQGYGLLRMENVICTPHIGYVERESYELYFSAAFKNILAFDEGDTSSVANAEALNVARRR